One genomic region from bacterium encodes:
- a CDS encoding exopolyphosphatase has product MSRPPGATESGLRLAAVDVGSNALRLLFSQVLEEKGKPVFRKASLIRMPLRLGTEAFVGHRLEADTVERLVQSILAFRLLLEAWRPVAWRACATAALRSVENGSEILARIRREAGLELEIISGRREAELLLRNQPQDWHPESEAYLYVDVGGGSTETTLLHGGAVRASRSWPLGTVRLLAGEEDPRVWADLARWLAEACAHLNPVCVGSGGNVNKLASLLKQDETEPISAGQFRRMLDKVAPLTVEERVLRLGLRPDRADVFPHALRIYLACMEAASARIMLAPRLGLADALVREAWQEWAGPGA; this is encoded by the coding sequence TTGAGCCGGCCTCCTGGGGCGACGGAATCCGGCCTGCGCCTGGCCGCCGTGGACGTGGGCTCCAACGCCCTGCGCCTGCTCTTCTCCCAGGTGCTGGAAGAGAAGGGCAAGCCCGTCTTCCGCAAGGCCAGCCTCATCCGCATGCCCCTGCGCCTGGGGACGGAGGCTTTCGTCGGGCACCGCCTGGAGGCGGACACGGTGGAGCGCCTGGTGCAATCCATCCTCGCCTTCCGCCTTCTGCTGGAAGCCTGGCGCCCCGTGGCCTGGCGGGCCTGCGCCACGGCCGCCCTGCGCAGCGTGGAGAACGGGAGCGAGATCCTGGCGCGCATCCGCCGGGAAGCGGGCCTGGAGCTGGAGATCATCAGCGGCCGCCGCGAGGCGGAGCTGCTCCTGCGCAACCAGCCCCAGGACTGGCATCCCGAGAGCGAGGCCTATCTCTATGTGGACGTGGGCGGCGGCTCCACCGAAACCACCCTTTTGCACGGGGGAGCGGTGCGGGCCAGCCGCTCTTGGCCCCTGGGCACGGTGCGGCTGTTGGCCGGCGAGGAGGATCCCCGCGTCTGGGCCGACCTGGCGCGCTGGCTGGCCGAGGCCTGCGCCCACCTGAACCCCGTCTGCGTGGGTAGCGGCGGCAATGTCAACAAGCTGGCCAGCCTGCTCAAGCAGGACGAGACGGAGCCCATCTCCGCCGGCCAATTCCGCCGCATGCTGGACAAAGTGGCGCCCCTCACCGTCGAGGAGCGCGTGCTGCGCCTGGGTCTGCGCCCCGACCGCGCCGACGTCTTCCCCCACGCTCTGCGCATCTATCTGGCCTGCATGGAGGCGGCCAGCGCGCGGATCATGCTGGCGCCCCGCCTGGGTCTGGCCGACGCCTTGGTGCGCGAGGCCTGGCAGGAGTGGGCCGGGCCAGGTGCTTGA